A window of Methanocaldococcus vulcanius M7 genomic DNA:
TAGAATTGTATCCCTCTTTTCTCAACGCTCTTTCAATTTGGGAGAGGGATTTTTCTCCATCTTCTAACAGATGATAAACCCTCCCTGCGGTTTCTCCAATTTTTGCCCAGAGATCCTCCATATTATCACCAAAAGTTTTAAAAACTCCTTTTATTCTTAATGATCACTGTTAGATTCGTCTATTTTTCTCGTTAATTATTCATCTTAATTATTTATATCAATGTTTAATAATTATATCAATTTTTCTATATACTTCCAAATCTTTAATATCACAATTTTTCAGTTAATTTGATCGCTCAACTTAATCATCCTTATCTATTTATACATCTTATATTGTGTTATTTCATCATATCTATCGCAATATTGTAAACATCCACAGTTTCTTTGGCAATATTGTCCCAACTGTATTTTTCATAAACATCCTTTTTTGCATTTTGAACTATATAGTTCCTCAAACCCCAATCCGACAAGACCCTATCAACTCCCCACGCAATAGAATTCGGGTCTTTTGGATAAACCCATATTCCATTAACTTCGTGCTGTATTATCTCCTTTAAACCTCCAACGGAACTAACTACAACAGGGGTTCCCGCAGCCATTGCCTCCAAAGCAACTATACCAAACGGCTCATACACAGAGGGTATTACAACAACATCCGCAGAGTTGTAAAGTTTTTTTAATGTTTCCCCATTTACAAACCCCAAAAATATAACCTTATGCCTTATTCCCAACTGATAACAAATATCTTCTAAATAGTCCCTCATATCTCCTGAACCAGCGATTACTAATTTTGCATTATGCTTCTCCAATATTTTTGGCATTGCTCTTATTAAATATTCTATTCCTTTTTGATATGTTAATCTTCCAACAAATAGAATCATCTTTTCATCATCTTGAACTCCTATACTTCTTCTAAAATTCATCTTTTCTTCCCAACTTAGATTAAGATCGAATTCCCACGGGTTTATTCCATTATAAATAACTTTAACCTTATCTTCTGGTGTATTGAAGGTAGAGCAGACCTCTTCTTTTAAAGATTTACTTACTGTTATAACCTGACAAGATTCATATGTGGAAAGATATTCTAATCCAAATATTGTTCGAGAATCGTCAGAGTATATTCCTCCACATCTTCCGATTTCAGTGCTGTGAATGGATTGGACGTAGGGCATTTTACAGATGTGCTTTAAATTTGCCCCAACAAAGTGTGTCATCCAATCGTGGCAGTGCACAACATCATATTTTCCTATTCCTAAAATTCCAAGCTTTTTTTCCATTTCCTCAGCCATTAGC
This region includes:
- a CDS encoding glycosyltransferase family 4 protein — protein: MKIAMITWEYPPRIVGGLAIHCKGLAEGLVRNGHEVDVITVGYDMPDYENINGVNVYRVKPISHPHFLTWSMLMAEEMEKKLGILGIGKYDVVHCHDWMTHFVGANLKHICKMPYVQSIHSTEIGRCGGIYSDDSRTIFGLEYLSTYESCQVITVSKSLKEEVCSTFNTPEDKVKVIYNGINPWEFDLNLSWEEKMNFRRSIGVQDDEKMILFVGRLTYQKGIEYLIRAMPKILEKHNAKLVIAGSGDMRDYLEDICYQLGIRHKVIFLGFVNGETLKKLYNSADVVVIPSVYEPFGIVALEAMAAGTPVVVSSVGGLKEIIQHEVNGIWVYPKDPNSIAWGVDRVLSDWGLRNYIVQNAKKDVYEKYSWDNIAKETVDVYNIAIDMMK
- a CDS encoding winged helix-turn-helix domain-containing protein; the protein is MEDLWAKIGETAGRVYHLLEDGEKSLSQIERALRKEGYNSNIVKMAIGWLAREDKICVLKDEKKWTIKLKN